Proteins from a single region of Pseudomonadota bacterium:
- the ffh gene encoding signal recognition particle protein: protein MFEKLQERLETTFKKLRGYGKLTDENIKDSLREVRVALLEADVNYKVAKDFLERVKEKALGGEVLTSITPGQLFIRIVHEELCDLLGNTNKPLDVSGSPPVAIMLAGLQGSGKTTTAGKLAIFLKKKGRKPLLVPSDIYRPAAIDQLMKIGSQTGTAVFPSKGMTDPVQICVDARGYAMKNGFDTMIVDTAGRLHIDEQMLEELIKQKKFLNPRETILVLDAMTGQDAVNIAKTFNEKLDIDGVVLTKLDGDARGGAAISIKAVIGKPIRFIGTGEKLDALEPFYPERMASRILGMGDVVSLVEKAQEVFDEKKAQEFEKKLRKDEFTLEDFRDQIKQMKKLGSLESIISMFPGFSKFKGAINFSEAENDIKKVEAIINSMTQKERLYPNIIDGSRRIRISKGSGTKVQDVNELLKKYTETKKMIKKFTKGGMKGFPKQLLMR, encoded by the coding sequence ATGTTTGAAAAGCTACAGGAAAGATTAGAAACAACCTTCAAGAAATTGAGAGGTTACGGAAAACTCACCGACGAGAATATCAAAGATTCTCTCAGAGAGGTAAGGGTTGCACTCCTTGAGGCCGACGTCAACTACAAGGTTGCAAAGGATTTTCTCGAAAGGGTTAAAGAAAAGGCCTTAGGCGGTGAGGTGTTAACAAGCATAACACCGGGACAACTGTTCATCCGGATTGTCCATGAAGAGTTATGCGACCTCCTCGGCAATACAAATAAACCTCTCGATGTATCAGGTTCTCCACCTGTGGCGATCATGCTTGCAGGGCTACAGGGGTCAGGCAAAACGACTACAGCAGGCAAGTTGGCAATATTTTTAAAGAAAAAAGGCAGGAAGCCCCTTCTTGTTCCTTCAGACATTTACAGGCCGGCTGCTATTGACCAGTTAATGAAAATAGGCAGCCAAACAGGGACAGCCGTATTCCCCTCGAAGGGCATGACAGACCCGGTTCAGATTTGTGTTGATGCCAGGGGCTATGCTATGAAGAACGGCTTTGACACGATGATCGTAGACACCGCCGGCCGACTGCATATCGATGAACAAATGCTTGAGGAATTGATAAAACAGAAAAAGTTTCTCAATCCCCGTGAAACTATCCTTGTCCTTGATGCCATGACAGGTCAGGATGCGGTGAATATCGCAAAGACATTCAACGAAAAATTGGATATAGATGGTGTTGTCCTGACAAAGCTCGATGGAGACGCAAGAGGCGGGGCAGCCATTTCTATTAAAGCTGTTATAGGCAAACCGATACGGTTTATCGGTACAGGTGAAAAGCTTGATGCACTGGAGCCATTTTATCCGGAGAGGATGGCATCGCGTATACTTGGTATGGGAGATGTCGTATCTCTTGTAGAGAAGGCTCAGGAAGTCTTCGATGAAAAGAAGGCTCAGGAATTTGAAAAAAAACTCAGGAAGGACGAATTTACCCTCGAAGATTTCAGGGATCAGATAAAGCAGATGAAAAAACTTGGTTCTTTGGAGTCAATTATCAGTATGTTTCCGGGTTTTAGTAAATTCAAAGGGGCGATTAATTTCTCTGAAGCTGAAAATGATATTAAGAAGGTAGAAGCCATTATCAATTCAATGACGCAAAAGGAACGGTTGTATCCTAATATTATTGACGGCAGCAGAAGGATCAGGATATCAAAGGGAAGCGGGACAAAGGTTCAGGATGTCAATGAACTTTTAAAAAAATATACAGAAACAAAAAAAATGATAAAGAAGTTCACAAAGGGAGGCATGAAAGGTTTCCCAAAACAACTACTCATGAGATAG
- the rpsP gene encoding 30S ribosomal protein S16 encodes MSVKFRLSRYGKKKKPFYRIVVADSRYACDGRFIENVGTYNPLTDPASVTIDKEKIKAWYDKGAKPTKTVHSIFKKEGILKEVIQ; translated from the coding sequence TTGTCTGTAAAATTTAGATTATCAAGGTATGGTAAAAAGAAGAAACCTTTTTACAGAATTGTTGTGGCTGACAGCCGGTATGCATGCGATGGCAGATTCATAGAAAATGTGGGAACCTATAACCCATTGACCGACCCTGCCAGTGTAACCATTGATAAAGAAAAGATCAAGGCATGGTATGATAAAGGGGCAAAACCCACAAAAACTGTTCATAGCATATTCAAAAAGGAAGGGATCCTGAAGGAAGTAATTCAATAA
- a CDS encoding KH domain-containing protein, whose translation MLKELIEFIAKALVDNPDQVKVSEIEGEKTSVIELSVSKDDLGKVIGKQGRTARAMRTILSAASTKVRKRAVLEIIE comes from the coding sequence GTGTTGAAAGAATTGATCGAATTTATCGCAAAAGCTTTGGTAGATAACCCTGATCAGGTAAAGGTTTCGGAGATTGAAGGCGAAAAAACATCCGTTATCGAGCTCAGTGTTTCCAAAGACGACCTCGGTAAGGTGATAGGCAAGCAGGGAAGAACTGCACGGGCCATGAGAACCATTTTAAGCGCAGCTTCCACTAAGGTAAGAAAACGGGCGGTACTCGAAATAATAGAGTAA
- the rimM gene encoding ribosome maturation factor RimM (Essential for efficient processing of 16S rRNA): MKYVPIGKIISTYGNKGEVKFRYYNENKEVLYRYTSFFIKDGDGWRKLKPTAINLRKGFFCINFDGLNSQEDIVPLINNELFVKEENLPQLDENEFYEYQLLGLDAFNQAGEILGKVTQIIRTGANDVLLIKGEKEILIPMIEDYIQEINIKGAFIKISMDNFFV; encoded by the coding sequence ATGAAATATGTTCCCATCGGGAAAATAATATCCACCTACGGCAACAAAGGGGAAGTTAAATTCCGGTATTATAATGAAAATAAAGAGGTGCTCTATAGGTACACCTCTTTTTTCATTAAAGATGGCGATGGATGGAGAAAACTTAAACCGACTGCCATAAACCTTCGCAAAGGCTTTTTCTGCATAAATTTTGATGGATTAAACAGTCAGGAAGACATTGTTCCCTTGATAAACAATGAACTGTTTGTCAAGGAAGAAAACCTCCCGCAGTTGGATGAAAATGAATTCTACGAGTATCAGCTCCTGGGGCTTGATGCATTCAATCAGGCTGGCGAGATATTGGGAAAAGTGACGCAGATTATCCGTACAGGTGCAAATGACGTGTTACTTATTAAAGGAGAAAAAGAGATACTTATCCCCATGATAGAAGACTATATTCAGGAAATTAATATTAAGGGTGCCTTTATAAAAATCAGTATGGATAATTTTTTTGTATGA
- the trmD gene encoding tRNA (guanosine(37)-N1)-methyltransferase TrmD — MIISVLTLFPNIFTSPLQESIVKKATDKGLVTFNIVNIRDFAEDIHRTCDDAPYGGGPGMVMKIEPIYKAMQHVETQMGKPKHILLTPQGRVFDEAAAVRLSKLSHISLICGRYEGIDERVLQFVDEEISIGDYVLSGGEMPALVLIDAIVRHIPGVLGNEQSTLDESHTDNLLEYPQYTRPPVFMDMEVPPVLLSGNHEEIRKWRRKEAIKKTIFKRPDLMDVFEPNDEDRKFLRQAMEDIPE; from the coding sequence ATGATAATCTCTGTCCTTACATTATTTCCGAACATATTCACATCGCCCCTGCAGGAAAGTATTGTCAAAAAAGCAACAGACAAGGGGCTTGTTACTTTCAATATTGTAAATATCAGGGATTTTGCAGAAGACATACACAGGACATGCGACGACGCTCCCTACGGCGGGGGGCCGGGTATGGTCATGAAGATAGAACCCATATACAAAGCTATGCAACACGTTGAGACCCAAATGGGAAAACCGAAACATATTCTCCTTACACCGCAAGGCAGGGTCTTCGATGAAGCAGCAGCGGTCAGACTGTCAAAGCTGTCCCATATTAGCCTTATCTGCGGAAGATACGAAGGCATAGACGAAAGAGTGCTTCAATTTGTTGATGAAGAGATTTCAATTGGTGATTATGTGCTTTCAGGAGGGGAAATGCCCGCACTTGTTCTGATAGATGCTATTGTCAGGCATATCCCTGGAGTACTGGGCAATGAGCAATCAACATTGGATGAGAGCCATACGGACAATCTTCTCGAATACCCGCAGTATACAAGACCGCCTGTATTTATGGACATGGAAGTGCCCCCGGTACTCTTGTCAGGTAACCACGAAGAAATACGAAAATGGAGGAGAAAAGAGGCTATAAAAAAAACGATATTTAAAAGGCCTGATCTGATGGATGTTTTTGAACCGAACGATGAAGACAGGAAGTTCTTAAGGCAGGCGATGGAGGATATCCCTGAGTAA
- a CDS encoding RNA methyltransferase, whose product MYDKNREIIATSVTNLELHDIARSCMTFGIELCYIVTPLTRQREISDKLIHHWEHGYGATYNPKRSAALKKVRIINNFSEMLEEVKKYGAPIIIGTSSHGRAHKVIGYRELRAWTEKEERPFLLLFGTGWGLTDETTDLCEKMLVPIKGAGEYNHLSLRVALGIILDRIFGERGDKHERDD is encoded by the coding sequence GTGTACGACAAGAACAGAGAAATAATCGCGACAAGCGTGACCAACCTTGAATTGCATGATATTGCAAGAAGTTGCATGACATTTGGTATTGAGTTGTGCTATATTGTTACGCCGCTTACCAGACAGAGGGAAATATCGGATAAGCTTATCCATCACTGGGAACATGGGTACGGGGCAACATACAACCCAAAAAGAAGTGCGGCACTTAAGAAGGTAAGAATAATAAACAATTTCAGCGAAATGCTGGAAGAAGTTAAGAAATACGGCGCTCCCATAATCATAGGAACATCATCCCATGGGAGGGCGCATAAAGTGATAGGCTATCGAGAGCTTCGCGCGTGGACTGAAAAAGAGGAAAGGCCTTTTCTCCTGTTGTTTGGAACAGGATGGGGTTTAACCGATGAAACAACAGATTTATGCGAGAAGATGCTCGTACCGATAAAAGGTGCAGGCGAATATAACCATCTATCCTTAAGGGTAGCGCTTGGCATCATTCTTGACAGAATTTTTGGTGAAAGAGGAGACAAACATGAACGAGATGATTGA
- the rplS gene encoding 50S ribosomal protein L19, with product MNEMIDLIEKEHMRLDLPEINIGDNVKVYTKILEGDKERIQVFEGVVIRRRGGNTRATFTVRKVSYSVGIEKTFPVHSPLIDTIEVMGKSKIRRARLFYLRNLRGKAAKLKEKRY from the coding sequence ATGAACGAGATGATTGATTTAATTGAAAAAGAACATATGAGGCTCGATTTGCCCGAGATAAACATCGGCGACAACGTAAAAGTTTACACAAAAATCCTGGAAGGGGACAAAGAGCGCATCCAGGTCTTCGAAGGCGTTGTCATAAGGAGAAGAGGTGGTAATACCAGGGCAACCTTTACTGTGAGAAAAGTATCATACAGCGTAGGTATTGAAAAAACATTTCCCGTGCATTCACCTCTTATAGATACTATTGAAGTAATGGGCAAGAGCAAGATCAGGAGAGCAAGACTTTTCTACTTGAGGAACCTGAGAGGAAAGGCAGCAAAACTCAAAGAAAAAAGGTATTAA
- a CDS encoding ribonuclease HII, with amino-acid sequence MGCSLTGLVGGIDEAGRGPLAGPVVSSCVIWKELPEERKAINDSKLLTAKQRLELFEWISDNAYKVGIGTATHEEIEKINILRASLLSMERALEDTQIQPDLLLIDGNYGIKTFPRSKPIVKGDRKCFFVACASIIAKVVRDSIMEEYDALYPQYNFIKNKGYPTKDHKKAIKEYGVSPIHRKTFRSVKEYLAW; translated from the coding sequence ATGGGTTGTTCTCTCACAGGGCTTGTTGGCGGGATTGATGAGGCCGGCAGGGGACCCCTTGCGGGGCCTGTGGTATCATCATGCGTTATCTGGAAGGAATTGCCCGAAGAAAGAAAAGCCATAAATGATTCAAAGCTTCTTACCGCAAAACAAAGATTGGAACTTTTCGAGTGGATTTCCGATAATGCTTATAAAGTAGGCATAGGAACTGCAACCCATGAAGAGATCGAAAAAATAAATATTCTAAGAGCGAGTCTTCTTTCAATGGAAAGAGCCTTGGAGGATACACAGATTCAGCCGGACCTCCTGCTCATCGACGGGAATTATGGTATAAAAACATTTCCGCGCAGCAAACCGATAGTAAAGGGGGATAGGAAATGTTTCTTTGTTGCCTGTGCCTCCATCATTGCAAAAGTCGTAAGAGACAGCATTATGGAAGAATACGATGCACTGTACCCTCAATATAATTTCATAAAAAATAAAGGCTATCCCACAAAAGATCACAAAAAAGCAATAAAAGAGTACGGGGTTTCCCCCATTCATAGAAAAACATTCAGGAGTGTAAAAGAATACCTTGCCTGGTAG
- a CDS encoding YraN family protein: MPGRREEGIQGEEEAAKTLKRKGYRIIEKNYRSPFGELDIIAEEGGYLVFVEVKKRNTPTFGDSFESVNAVKKKRMVKTAMFYMKTHKCFDRKVRFDVVGIDRENVKIVKHAFILEQ, translated from the coding sequence TTGCCTGGTAGAAGAGAAGAAGGCATACAAGGCGAAGAAGAAGCAGCAAAAACCTTAAAGCGCAAGGGCTACAGGATAATAGAGAAAAACTACCGGAGCCCCTTCGGTGAACTTGACATAATAGCTGAAGAAGGCGGTTATCTTGTCTTTGTGGAAGTAAAAAAAAGGAATACCCCAACCTTCGGCGATTCTTTTGAATCTGTTAATGCTGTAAAAAAGAAGCGTATGGTTAAAACCGCTATGTTTTATATGAAAACCCATAAATGTTTTGATAGAAAAGTGAGGTTTGATGTAGTAGGTATTGACAGGGAAAATGTGAAGATAGTAAAACATGCATTCATATTGGAGCAGTGA
- the larB gene encoding nickel pincer cofactor biosynthesis protein LarB: protein MEKKIIDLLNNVRNGATSVEDAYEFLKDVPFEDLNHTKIDHHRVLRKGMEEVIFGEGKTLSQITDIVRAMRGKGQDVLATRVEKKIGAKILKKFPDGTYNEDARCFYIKEDNTIKGKGAILIVSAGTSDNRVAEEAYVTSIFFGNQTEKLCDVGVAGIHRLFQNLDLLKKARVIIVTAGMEGALPSIVAGLVKVPVIGVPTSIGYGASFGGLTALLAMLNSCSTVSVFNIDNGFGAAYFATLINRL from the coding sequence ATGGAAAAAAAAATCATAGACCTACTTAATAATGTAAGAAATGGGGCAACATCCGTTGAAGATGCTTATGAATTTTTGAAGGATGTACCTTTTGAGGATTTGAATCATACGAAGATCGACCATCACAGGGTGCTGCGGAAAGGCATGGAAGAGGTAATATTCGGAGAAGGGAAGACTTTATCACAGATTACGGATATTGTCAGGGCCATGAGAGGAAAAGGGCAGGACGTACTTGCTACCAGGGTCGAGAAAAAGATAGGCGCAAAAATTTTAAAAAAGTTTCCTGACGGAACATACAATGAAGATGCACGGTGCTTCTATATCAAGGAAGACAATACAATCAAAGGGAAAGGGGCGATTCTCATTGTATCTGCAGGAACCAGCGACAACAGGGTGGCCGAAGAGGCCTATGTTACATCCATTTTTTTCGGAAATCAAACCGAAAAGCTCTGTGATGTCGGTGTTGCAGGCATACACAGGCTTTTTCAAAACCTTGATCTGCTGAAAAAGGCACGGGTGATTATTGTAACGGCCGGTATGGAAGGTGCATTGCCGTCTATAGTAGCCGGCCTTGTCAAGGTGCCGGTAATAGGTGTACCTACAAGCATAGGTTATGGTGCAAGTTTCGGTGGTCTGACAGCGCTCCTTGCTATGCTCAATTCATGTTCCACAGTTTCGGTGTTTAATATTGACAATGGTTTCGGTGCAGCGTATTTTGCAACTTTAATAAACCGGCTATGA
- the larC gene encoding nickel pincer cofactor biosynthesis protein LarC, with the protein MNILYIDPIFGISGDMTISAFIDAGMPFVEFEGLLKKIPMPVPAIIPERIMHGIIGGVHLNIEHSNIHLTIREMEDIIEKVEIETKIKEDAKAMLSIMLNAEAKVHGVSKDELHLHELSHIDTLIDLLGVAKGMHYFGIDRVFCGPVPQGRGTIKTSHGIIPNPPPVTLEILSGFSTVFLEEPLELTTPTGATIVRHYVRDRNIPPPAFKIDKIGYGAGTYKTDKPDVLRIFIGKSEEPAFEEEDVRVIETDIDDMEMEYIGAIADRIRSAGALDVLYFPVYMKKGRIGIRLSITTKIETLQRVTEMLFAETTTFGLRLRTEHRNVLRREEKLVETSYGTINVKYGYDGKGNLIKTHIEFEDVKKIAEEKGLPYRSVLEMLESEVRMKVAGNLVPA; encoded by the coding sequence ATGAACATACTCTATATAGACCCTATTTTCGGAATAAGCGGAGACATGACGATCAGCGCTTTTATCGATGCAGGTATGCCATTTGTCGAGTTTGAAGGGTTATTGAAAAAAATACCAATGCCTGTGCCTGCAATAATACCGGAAAGGATCATGCATGGCATCATTGGAGGTGTACACCTGAACATTGAACATTCGAATATCCACCTAACAATCAGGGAAATGGAAGACATTATTGAAAAGGTGGAGATTGAAACAAAAATCAAGGAAGACGCCAAGGCCATGTTGAGTATTATGCTCAATGCAGAGGCAAAAGTGCACGGTGTATCAAAAGATGAGTTGCACCTGCATGAATTATCCCACATTGATACGCTTATCGACCTTTTAGGTGTTGCAAAGGGCATGCATTATTTTGGCATAGACAGAGTATTTTGCGGACCTGTTCCCCAGGGCCGCGGCACAATAAAAACATCCCACGGGATTATACCAAATCCGCCACCGGTGACCCTTGAGATCCTTTCGGGATTCAGCACGGTTTTTCTGGAAGAGCCACTGGAACTTACTACCCCTACAGGCGCAACCATAGTCAGGCATTATGTAAGGGACAGGAATATTCCCCCGCCGGCATTCAAAATTGATAAAATTGGTTATGGAGCGGGTACATACAAAACAGATAAACCCGATGTTTTGAGAATTTTTATTGGAAAATCTGAAGAACCGGCCTTTGAAGAAGAAGATGTCCGGGTCATAGAAACGGATATCGACGATATGGAAATGGAATATATCGGCGCTATTGCTGACAGGATCAGGAGTGCGGGCGCCCTTGATGTCCTCTATTTCCCTGTGTATATGAAAAAAGGCAGAATCGGTATACGACTCTCAATAACGACAAAAATAGAAACACTGCAACGTGTTACGGAGATGCTTTTTGCTGAAACAACTACTTTCGGGCTGAGGCTTCGGACAGAACACAGAAATGTCTTAAGAAGAGAGGAAAAGCTCGTTGAGACATCCTATGGGACTATTAATGTAAAGTATGGATATGACGGCAAAGGAAACCTGATCAAGACACACATCGAGTTTGAAGATGTCAAAAAAATTGCTGAAGAAAAGGGTTTGCCGTACCGGTCAGTGTTGGAGATGCTGGAATCTGAAGTGAGGATGAAAGTAGCGGGCAACCTGGTACCTGCTTGA
- a CDS encoding formyltransferase family protein has translation MTVQSVYNHPSVSIRYACGVSGSGSNYDKIYEWDPNKEHVVFSNSSGCKGITKAKNRNVPVVLLDSGRYFHEMCGLEKVPRHGIERDSYDMAIMTLVEQTLKGQPDLICLAGYDLWIGNWMVERYYPKILNVHPGDAKKYTGLGWVPTAKAILAEEKSVKSTVFFVDQSDDGGPILIQSASLPLSRWDKELRDIRRFAEKTEKRTLKTFREAAQEEESNLYKTLQEVSANIQEVLKVEGDWQIYPFAVHELIAKGRAALDGRTLYIDGLQMPEEGWQVDKYGFADSIR, from the coding sequence ATGACAGTACAATCAGTTTATAACCACCCTTCTGTGTCAATTAGATATGCCTGCGGCGTTTCGGGCTCCGGAAGCAATTACGATAAAATTTACGAATGGGATCCAAATAAAGAACATGTTGTTTTCAGTAATTCATCTGGCTGCAAAGGGATAACAAAGGCAAAAAATCGTAATGTGCCGGTAGTTTTGCTAGATTCCGGCAGATATTTTCATGAAATGTGCGGACTTGAAAAAGTTCCCAGGCACGGCATTGAAAGAGACAGCTATGATATGGCAATTATGACCCTTGTGGAACAGACGTTGAAGGGGCAGCCGGACCTCATATGCCTGGCCGGATATGACCTTTGGATAGGGAACTGGATGGTTGAAAGGTACTATCCAAAAATTCTTAATGTTCATCCTGGTGATGCAAAAAAATATACCGGCCTCGGATGGGTACCTACTGCCAAAGCAATATTAGCGGAAGAAAAAAGTGTGAAATCAACCGTATTTTTTGTCGATCAAAGTGATGATGGCGGTCCAATTCTGATTCAGTCGGCATCTTTGCCGCTCTCACGTTGGGATAAAGAGTTGCGTGACATAAGGAGATTTGCAGAAAAAACAGAGAAAAGAACTCTCAAGACATTCAGAGAGGCAGCACAAGAAGAAGAAAGCAATCTCTACAAAACACTTCAGGAGGTTTCTGCCAATATTCAGGAAGTGCTCAAAGTTGAAGGAGACTGGCAGATATACCCTTTTGCCGTACATGAACTGATTGCAAAAGGTAGAGCAGCCCTTGATGGCAGGACACTCTATATAGACGGTTTGCAAATGCCCGAAGAAGGGTGGCAGGTTGATAAATATGGATTTGCTGACAGCATACGTTAA
- a CDS encoding methyl-accepting chemotaxis protein: MDLRSISIKKRLYISHGMCIFFVILLCVISFYGFRNVSNRTNEIINIVYEKAISSQKIINTVHSMYNSLAIIASEKDSSAINREKENITAKTKMYKEELDKLEKLDKTDKGKAIIGKCKGLLEKTQEVNNQINDLAAAGNSAEASQKFLNEAVPVSKELIGAMDEMVQYQNQGLKASLEGTMDSNSGAKIFLLVCGLISIAIGTTAAFIITKTILRPIDRIAYLTTRFADGDLTVDLGASTRDEFNAVKDALVKLKKQWRTVVTDMKSAANQISSAAQEMNSSAKNMSTGSSEQASRSSQVATASEEMSQTIVDIAQNVNNIAKSASNTVAVAKEGDQIVTKSVQKVKEIAMIVDDSGSFVKSLGERSRQIGDIVNVINDIADQTNLLALNAAIEAARAGDQGRGFAVVADEVRKLAERTAHSTSEIGQMIKAIQDEVSMAVNSMENATSNVNLGVDLVIQAGSALQNIVLSANELQVMVQEIASATEEMSATSEEISKDIEQIASISKDTCVSAENVAQSSVELSGLSETMEIAVSEFKL; this comes from the coding sequence ATGGATCTACGAAGTATCAGCATCAAAAAACGCCTTTATATTTCACACGGAATGTGTATATTTTTTGTTATTCTCCTTTGTGTTATCTCCTTCTATGGCTTTAGGAATGTCAGCAACAGGACAAACGAGATCATAAATATTGTCTATGAGAAAGCAATATCGTCACAGAAAATAATCAATACCGTTCACAGCATGTATAATTCATTGGCAATTATTGCATCAGAAAAAGATAGTAGTGCAATAAACAGGGAAAAAGAGAACATAACAGCAAAAACGAAGATGTACAAGGAAGAACTTGATAAACTCGAAAAACTGGATAAAACCGATAAAGGGAAAGCTATAATCGGGAAGTGCAAGGGACTGCTTGAAAAAACCCAGGAAGTAAACAATCAGATCAATGATCTTGCTGCTGCTGGGAACAGCGCAGAGGCTTCACAAAAATTTTTGAATGAAGCAGTGCCTGTATCGAAGGAACTTATTGGTGCCATGGATGAGATGGTCCAATACCAGAATCAGGGTTTGAAGGCAAGTCTTGAAGGGACCATGGACAGCAACAGCGGGGCAAAAATATTTCTTCTCGTATGCGGTCTTATATCAATAGCAATAGGCACTACAGCAGCATTCATAATAACCAAAACCATACTCCGACCTATTGACCGCATTGCCTATTTGACCACAAGATTTGCCGATGGTGATCTTACAGTAGATCTGGGAGCTTCAACAAGAGACGAATTCAATGCGGTAAAAGATGCATTGGTAAAGCTAAAAAAACAGTGGCGAACCGTTGTAACAGATATGAAATCGGCTGCAAATCAGATATCGTCGGCAGCCCAGGAGATGAACTCCAGCGCCAAAAATATGTCAACCGGGTCAAGCGAGCAGGCAAGCAGGTCATCTCAGGTGGCTACAGCCTCGGAAGAAATGTCTCAGACCATTGTGGATATTGCGCAAAATGTGAATAACATTGCAAAATCTGCTTCCAATACGGTAGCGGTAGCAAAGGAAGGAGATCAAATAGTGACAAAATCTGTACAGAAGGTAAAAGAGATTGCCATGATTGTTGATGATTCGGGAAGCTTTGTAAAATCCCTTGGTGAACGATCAAGGCAGATAGGAGATATCGTAAATGTCATTAATGACATCGCAGATCAGACAAACCTTCTTGCCCTAAATGCTGCAATAGAAGCAGCCCGTGCAGGGGATCAGGGAAGAGGATTTGCTGTTGTTGCAGACGAGGTGAGGAAACTTGCAGAGAGAACAGCCCACTCAACTTCAGAAATAGGTCAAATGATAAAGGCAATTCAGGACGAAGTCTCTATGGCAGTCAATTCAATGGAAAATGCCACGAGCAATGTCAACCTTGGTGTGGACCTTGTGATACAGGCCGGTTCTGCACTCCAGAATATCGTACTAAGCGCCAATGAGCTTCAGGTCATGGTTCAGGAGATTGCCTCTGCGACAGAAGAAATGTCGGCCACATCCGAGGAAATCAGCAAGGATATAGAGCAGATAGCATCGATATCAAAAGATACATGTGTCTCGGCTGAGAATGTTGCACAGTCATCGGTAGAACTGTCAGGTTTATCTGAGACTATGGAAATAGCGGTAAGTGAGTTTAAACTGTAA
- a CDS encoding DUF2905 family protein has translation MPGIGKIFVVLGIILILIGLAFMFGDRIPFIGKFPGDILIKKEQFSFYFPITTSIIISIILTIIFSIFRR, from the coding sequence ATGCCGGGCATTGGGAAGATATTTGTTGTCCTCGGGATAATACTTATACTCATCGGGCTGGCATTCATGTTTGGTGACAGGATACCTTTTATCGGGAAATTTCCCGGTGACATATTGATAAAAAAAGAACAATTCAGCTTTTATTTTCCCATAACAACAAGCATTATAATAAGTATCATATTAACAATAATATTCTCTATCTTCAGGCGATGA